In Anser cygnoides isolate HZ-2024a breed goose chromosome 30, Taihu_goose_T2T_genome, whole genome shotgun sequence, the genomic stretch ggtccagggatggggaggagatggaggggggcttcaggtaggcaaacatgccagtACTGATAAATAGGGAGACCatggccaggtgagggaggcacgtggaaaaggctttgtgccggccctgctcagaggggaccttcagcactgccctgaagatctgtaCGTAGGACACcgcaatgaaaacaaaacaagcaaatactAAACAAACACCAACTACAATAAGCCCAACCTCCCTGAGGAAtgagtctgagcaggagagcttgaggatctgaggaagctcacagaagaactgatcaAGCTCATtaccttggcagaggggcagggagaacgtagtggccgtgtgcaggacagcagtgagaaagccactgccccaggcagctgctgccatctggacacaagctctgctgcccacgaggctcctgtagtgcaggggcttgcagatggcagcgtagcggtcataggacatgagAGTAAGAACAGAATATTCTGCTgctataaagaagagaaagaaaaagacctatgc encodes the following:
- the LOC136787613 gene encoding olfactory receptor 14A16-like, giving the protein MPDTIEGHSLLSTWHRLPQGRKLSPTICRGLIQSALEEEEAPEHLQYIDGIIAWGDTAEEVFEKGKKILQIPLKADFALKEMKVKGRAQEILLQAGQAAEYSVLTLMSYDRYAAICKPLHYRSLVGSRACVQMAAAAWGSGFLTAVLHTATTFSLPLCQGNELDQFFCELPQILKLSCSDSFLREVGLIVVGVCLVFACFVFIAVSYVQIFRAVLKVPSEQGRHKAFSTCLPHLAMVSLFISTGMFAYLKPPSISSPSLDLVVAVLYSLVPAAMNPLIYSMRNKELKDALRKLFGYMHLIKS